A region from the Caldicellulosiruptor naganoensis genome encodes:
- a CDS encoding IreB family regulatory phosphoprotein, with amino-acid sequence MNDKTQHFSFEDGMEKKVKEILSEVYSALKERGYNPIAQLVGYLISGDPTYITNHKNARSIIRRIERDEILEEIVKFYIDNNIE; translated from the coding sequence ATGAATGATAAGACTCAACACTTTTCATTTGAGGATGGTATGGAAAAAAAGGTGAAAGAGATCTTGAGTGAGGTATACAGTGCTTTGAAAGAAAGGGGTTATAATCCGATTGCTCAGCTCGTTGGGTATTTAATATCTGGTGACCCTACCTATATTACTAACCATAAGAATGCTCGTTCAATTATAAGGAGAATTGAAAGGGATGAAATACTGGAGGAGATTGTTAAGTTTTATATTGACAATAATATTGAGTAG
- the ruvX gene encoding Holliday junction resolvase RuvX, translated as MRILCLDIGSRRIGIAISDPLKLTAQPLCVLDIQKENLYSCLDKIFNEYQIEKIVIGYPVSKFHPDKTTEKLQKIDEICSELERRYKVEITKWDERFSTKAVERILKEENVSWQKRKKVVDKLAAVYILQGYLDFINS; from the coding sequence TTGAGGATTTTGTGCCTTGATATAGGAAGCAGGAGGATTGGAATTGCAATATCTGATCCACTTAAGCTGACTGCCCAGCCTCTTTGTGTGCTTGACATTCAGAAAGAGAATTTATACTCTTGCCTTGATAAAATTTTTAATGAATATCAGATAGAAAAAATTGTAATTGGATACCCTGTAAGCAAGTTTCATCCAGATAAGACTACAGAGAAACTCCAAAAGATTGATGAGATATGTAGTGAGCTTGAGAGAAGGTATAAAGTGGAAATTACCAAGTGGGATGAGAGGTTTTCTACAAAGGCTGTTGAAAGGATACTTAAGGAAGAAAATGTGTCGTGGCAGAAGAGGAAAAAGGTGGTCGACAAGCTTGCAGCTGTTTATATCCTTCAAGGCTATCTTGATTTTATAAATTCTTAA
- the nadA gene encoding quinolinate synthase NadA has translation MDIEKIKREIEELKRQKNAIIVAHNYQIDEIQEIADFVGDSFYLSKVCAERTEDVIVFCGVHFMAESAKILSPQKKVLLPEIDAGCPLADMITEEDVDSLKEKYPDYSIVCYINSPAAVKAKSDVICTSSNAVKIVRNFPNDKIIFLPDKNLGSFVKKQVPEKDIILWEGFCITHYKIKKEDVLKVKEAYPEALLLVHPECRPEVVELADFVGSTKQIIDFATSSNAKEFIIGTEMGILYSLKKRNPDKKFYILHPGMICPNMKKNTLESVRNALLYDRYEINVEENIIEGARKALLKMLELS, from the coding sequence TTGGATATTGAAAAGATTAAAAGAGAAATAGAGGAGTTAAAAAGACAGAAAAATGCGATAATTGTTGCTCATAACTATCAGATTGATGAGATTCAGGAGATAGCAGATTTTGTGGGTGACTCGTTTTATCTGAGCAAAGTGTGTGCAGAGCGTACAGAAGATGTAATAGTATTTTGTGGTGTGCATTTTATGGCAGAAAGTGCCAAAATTCTATCACCACAAAAAAAGGTTCTTTTACCAGAGATAGATGCTGGCTGTCCGCTTGCTGATATGATAACTGAGGAAGATGTTGATAGCTTGAAAGAAAAATATCCAGACTATTCAATTGTGTGTTATATAAATTCACCTGCAGCTGTAAAAGCAAAGTCAGATGTCATTTGCACCTCATCAAATGCGGTAAAAATTGTAAGAAATTTTCCAAATGATAAAATTATCTTTTTGCCAGACAAAAATTTAGGCAGCTTTGTGAAAAAACAGGTACCCGAAAAAGACATAATCTTGTGGGAAGGTTTTTGTATTACTCATTACAAAATAAAGAAAGAAGATGTACTAAAGGTCAAAGAAGCTTATCCAGAGGCACTGCTTTTGGTTCATCCTGAATGCAGACCGGAAGTTGTTGAACTTGCTGATTTTGTTGGTAGCACAAAGCAGATTATTGATTTTGCCACTTCTTCAAATGCAAAGGAGTTCATAATTGGTACTGAGATGGGAATATTGTACAGTTTGAAAAAACGAAATCCTGATAAAAAGTTTTATATTCTCCATCCGGGAATGATATGCCCTAATATGAAGAAAAATACTTTAGAGTCTGTAAGAAATGCTCTTTTGTATGATAGATATGAGATTAATGTTGAAGAAAATATTATAGAAGGGGCAAGAAAAGCTCTTTTGAAGATGCTTGAGCTCAGCTAA
- the nadB gene encoding L-aspartate oxidase encodes MVEFKRYCVDFDTKSDDVLKFDVVIVGTGVAGLYTAINLDRSLKVALITKENIQISNTTLAQGGIAAPLSQDDSPDIHYMDTIKAGAGLCDTYMVRILVDEAIENINILLKMNIPFDLDDEGEIVLGQEGAHSRRRIVHASGDATGRIISEHLGLKLKSYNNVTVFENTFLVDILTDDDRAIGVLLKRKDKNLIIFARYIVLASGGYGYLYKYTTNPEVTTGDGCAAALRCGAKLVDMELVQFHPTVLYHEKNKSFLISEAVRGEGGILYNIYNERFMPKYHPQAELAPRDVVSRSIYFEMKRTNSHNVFLDITHLDSQFIKKRFPNIYKTCLELGLDITKEKIPVAPAQHYSMGGVLSDEFGRTTIDNLFVCGEAAGTRVHGANRLASNSLLEGLVFGKRIAEYINSRNIGEVKEKDVHYFSKDSEEFKGDVISEIEILRSKMSEFAGIVRNNEGLENLISYILDKLSTLSKVKLQTPKQIEYYNMLLIGYTVVSGALMRKESRGSHYREDFPYQDDVNWKKHLVFSLSGWEVLE; translated from the coding sequence TTGGTTGAGTTTAAAAGATATTGTGTTGATTTTGATACAAAAAGTGATGATGTGTTAAAGTTTGATGTTGTTATCGTGGGAACAGGTGTTGCAGGGCTTTATACAGCAATTAACCTTGATAGGTCATTAAAAGTTGCTCTTATAACAAAGGAAAATATCCAAATTAGTAACACAACCTTGGCTCAGGGTGGAATTGCAGCTCCTTTGAGCCAAGATGACAGCCCTGACATTCACTACATGGATACAATTAAAGCAGGTGCAGGGCTTTGTGATACTTATATGGTAAGAATCTTAGTTGATGAAGCAATTGAGAATATAAACATTTTGCTTAAGATGAACATACCGTTTGATTTGGATGACGAAGGAGAGATTGTATTAGGACAAGAAGGTGCGCATAGCAGGCGAAGGATTGTACATGCAAGTGGTGATGCAACAGGAAGGATAATCTCAGAACATCTTGGACTGAAGTTGAAATCATATAATAACGTGACAGTGTTTGAAAATACCTTTCTTGTTGATATATTGACTGATGACGATAGAGCAATTGGAGTTTTACTTAAAAGAAAAGATAAAAATCTGATAATATTTGCAAGATATATCGTACTTGCATCTGGTGGTTATGGGTATTTATACAAGTACACTACCAACCCTGAAGTAACAACTGGAGATGGTTGCGCAGCAGCTCTGAGGTGTGGTGCAAAATTAGTTGATATGGAGCTTGTGCAGTTTCATCCAACAGTATTATATCATGAAAAGAACAAGAGTTTTTTAATTTCAGAAGCTGTGAGAGGCGAAGGAGGAATTCTTTATAATATCTACAATGAAAGATTTATGCCAAAATATCATCCACAAGCAGAGCTTGCACCACGCGATGTTGTTTCAAGGTCAATATATTTTGAGATGAAAAGAACAAACTCACACAACGTGTTTCTTGATATAACTCACCTTGACAGTCAGTTTATTAAAAAGAGATTTCCAAATATATACAAGACATGCTTAGAGCTTGGTTTGGATATAACAAAAGAGAAGATTCCTGTTGCACCTGCTCAGCATTACAGTATGGGTGGGGTTTTATCAGATGAATTTGGAAGAACTACAATTGATAACTTGTTTGTATGCGGTGAGGCTGCAGGGACGCGCGTACATGGTGCAAATAGACTTGCTTCAAACTCGCTCTTAGAAGGCTTGGTTTTTGGAAAAAGAATAGCAGAGTATATCAATAGCAGAAATATTGGAGAAGTAAAAGAAAAAGATGTACATTATTTCTCTAAAGATTCTGAAGAGTTTAAAGGAGATGTAATTTCTGAGATAGAAATTTTAAGATCAAAGATGAGTGAATTTGCTGGAATTGTCAGAAATAATGAAGGGCTTGAAAATTTAATTAGCTATATTTTAGATAAATTATCTACTTTGAGCAAAGTAAAACTTCAGACTCCGAAGCAAATAGAGTATTACAACATGCTTTTGATTGGATATACAGTGGTATCTGGTGCGTTGATGAGAAAAGAGAGCAGAGGCTCTCATTACAGAGAAGACTTTCCTTATCAGGACGATGTTAATTGGAAAAAGCACCTGGTGTTCTCTCTAAGTGGATGGGAGGTATTAGAATAG
- a CDS encoding aldo/keto reductase: MEYVKLGNTSLVVSKLCFGTLTIGPLQKNLSIDEGAELLAYGYQKGINFVDTAELYDTYKYIKRSIEISEKRPVISTKSYAYDKKTAEASLKKAILELNVDYIDLFMLHEQEGDHTIKGHFEAIEYFLKAKEKGYIKHFGISTHYVKAVKDSLKYPEIEVIHPIFNFKGIGIVDGTINEMIEAVKEAYHRGKGIFAMKIFGGGNLLSDFKNALEFVFNFPYLHSVAVGMQSKFEIDYNVKCFEEKKIYLDDKLVENIKTKRLHVESWCEGCGRCVEHCHQRALRIKDGKVIVDYTKCLCCGYCSRYCSVFALKII; this comes from the coding sequence ATGGAGTACGTTAAATTAGGCAATACCTCCCTTGTTGTGAGCAAGCTCTGTTTTGGGACACTTACAATTGGTCCTCTTCAGAAGAATCTTTCTATTGACGAGGGAGCAGAGCTTTTAGCGTATGGCTATCAAAAAGGGATTAACTTTGTGGATACAGCCGAGCTTTATGATACATACAAATACATAAAGAGGTCTATTGAGATAAGTGAAAAAAGACCAGTGATATCGACAAAATCATATGCTTATGATAAAAAGACTGCAGAGGCCTCTTTAAAAAAGGCTATATTAGAGCTAAATGTAGATTACATAGATTTGTTTATGCTCCATGAGCAAGAGGGTGATCACACAATCAAAGGGCATTTTGAGGCGATAGAGTATTTTTTAAAAGCAAAGGAGAAAGGTTATATAAAGCATTTTGGCATTTCAACTCACTATGTAAAAGCAGTGAAGGACTCTTTGAAATATCCAGAGATTGAGGTAATACATCCAATATTTAATTTCAAAGGCATTGGAATTGTTGATGGTACAATTAATGAAATGATTGAGGCAGTAAAAGAAGCATACCACAGGGGCAAAGGAATCTTTGCTATGAAAATATTTGGCGGTGGAAATTTACTTTCAGATTTCAAAAATGCACTTGAGTTTGTGTTTAACTTTCCGTATCTTCATTCTGTCGCGGTGGGAATGCAAAGTAAATTTGAAATTGATTACAACGTAAAATGTTTTGAAGAAAAGAAGATATACTTAGACGATAAACTGGTTGAAAATATAAAAACAAAAAGACTCCATGTAGAAAGCTGGTGTGAAGGATGTGGAAGATGTGTTGAACATTGTCATCAAAGGGCGCTTAGAATAAAAGATGGAAAGGTAATTGTGGATTATACAAAGTGCTTGTGTTGTGGATATTGCAGTAGATATTGCAGTGTCTTTGCGCTCAAGATAATTTAA
- a CDS encoding TrmH family RNA methyltransferase, producing the protein MPKSRRIEVITSKENESIKRLKKLHEKKYREELKAFLIEGVKVVNEALDNVSETINLVVFSQEAIQKYGEFFDKCINLLNSGKLRRLVQVPEKIFEHISTTTTPQGVLAECSFFDKGLDVLNHHNRVVVIDCVQDPGNLGTIIRCADAFGFECIVTLDGTVDVYNPKVVRSAMGSIFHIDIVRETKKEELLETLREKRFALYVTTPHGNVDISTLSVDNRFAIVIGSESRGIDAAFLENATKKVKISMPGKAESLNAAVAAAIVLYELRKK; encoded by the coding sequence ATGCCTAAAAGTAGGAGAATTGAGGTTATCACAAGTAAAGAGAATGAGAGTATAAAAAGATTAAAAAAACTCCATGAAAAAAAATACAGAGAGGAACTTAAAGCTTTTTTAATAGAAGGTGTAAAAGTAGTTAACGAAGCTTTGGATAATGTATCAGAGACCATAAACCTTGTAGTATTTTCACAAGAAGCAATCCAGAAATATGGGGAGTTTTTTGATAAGTGCATAAATCTTCTAAATTCTGGCAAACTGAGACGACTTGTGCAAGTGCCAGAAAAGATTTTTGAACATATCAGCACAACTACAACACCACAAGGGGTTTTGGCAGAATGTTCATTTTTCGACAAAGGGTTAGATGTCTTAAATCACCATAATAGAGTTGTTGTTATTGACTGTGTTCAAGACCCAGGCAATTTAGGAACAATTATAAGATGTGCTGATGCATTTGGCTTCGAGTGCATTGTGACACTGGATGGTACAGTAGATGTGTACAATCCAAAAGTTGTTCGCTCAGCGATGGGTTCGATATTTCATATAGATATCGTAAGAGAAACAAAGAAAGAAGAGTTGTTGGAAACTTTAAGGGAAAAAAGGTTTGCTTTATACGTCACAACTCCGCATGGAAATGTTGATATATCAACGCTCTCTGTTGATAATAGGTTTGCAATAGTAATTGGCAGCGAATCAAGAGGCATTGATGCTGCTTTTTTAGAAAATGCGACAAAGAAGGTTAAAATCTCTATGCCGGGCAAGGCAGAGTCATTAAATGCTGCAGTGGCAGCTGCAATTGTGCTATACGAGCTTAGAAAAAAATAA
- a CDS encoding NUDIX hydrolase: MFDLSEIDVSRDLIEKKIDIEIETQEFFEYVNSKINVDRIGEVVFAVKDGDFILLVRQDKYPQGLYRVPSGGIGIGEKVVDALKREVKEELGIDVQEFSLIGVIEYNLCYKDKSYKFFSFVFLIDDYKKDSFAETDGEISEVLPVEVPRIKDYCDIIEQQSGFWKDWARLRYHSTYLVYEYLTQKRIK, from the coding sequence ATGTTTGATTTGAGTGAGATAGATGTATCAAGGGATTTGATAGAGAAAAAAATTGATATAGAGATTGAAACTCAAGAATTTTTTGAATATGTAAACTCTAAGATAAACGTTGACAGAATTGGTGAGGTTGTATTTGCTGTAAAAGATGGTGATTTTATTTTGCTTGTAAGGCAGGATAAGTACCCTCAAGGTTTGTACAGAGTACCATCAGGTGGGATTGGAATTGGTGAAAAAGTGGTTGATGCCTTGAAAAGAGAAGTAAAAGAGGAGCTTGGGATTGATGTTCAAGAGTTTTCTTTGATAGGTGTTATCGAGTACAATCTTTGTTATAAAGACAAATCATATAAGTTTTTCTCTTTCGTCTTCTTAATAGATGATTACAAAAAAGACAGCTTTGCAGAAACTGATGGAGAGATTTCTGAAGTTTTGCCTGTTGAAGTGCCAAGGATAAAAGACTATTGCGATATTATTGAGCAGCAGAGCGGTTTTTGGAAAGACTGGGCAAGATTGCGCTACCATTCTACTTATCTTGTATATGAGTACCTGACACAAAAGAGAATAAAATAA
- the rpmI gene encoding 50S ribosomal protein L35 — MPKLKTHRGLAKRIKVSGNGKYLRKKAGKSHLLSGKSRKRKRNLKKTVVVDSTNVRAVKKLLPYL, encoded by the coding sequence ATGCCAAAATTAAAAACGCATAGAGGTCTTGCTAAAAGAATCAAAGTAAGTGGAAATGGGAAATATCTTAGAAAGAAAGCTGGAAAAAGTCATCTTTTGAGTGGCAAGTCAAGAAAGAGGAAGAGAAACTTGAAAAAGACAGTTGTTGTTGACTCAACAAATGTAAGAGCAGTAAAGAAACTTTTGCCATATCTGTAA
- the nadC gene encoding carboxylating nicotinate-nucleotide diphosphorylase, translating into MLNFLIVDKLIKEALIEDMPYGDITTDLLIPQDSISSADLVAKEEGILCGIDVAKRVFEILDENIEFEKVKSDGEIIKKGDVLAKINGNTRAILKGERLALNLLQRMSGIATATYKLSQKIKSYKACVTDTRKTVPLLRMLDKYAVFVGGGKNHRYSLSDAVLIKDNHIKAVGSIKEAIKRARENIPHTMKIEVEVRTMNEFEEALEAGADIIMLDHFGLDDMKKAVEVASGKALIEASGNITLENIEEIAKTGVDIISVGSITHSVKSLDISLDFAEM; encoded by the coding sequence ATGTTAAATTTTTTAATAGTCGATAAGCTTATCAAGGAAGCATTGATAGAAGATATGCCATATGGAGATATAACAACAGACCTGTTAATACCTCAAGACAGTATATCCTCAGCAGATTTAGTTGCAAAAGAAGAAGGAATTTTATGTGGTATTGATGTTGCCAAAAGAGTGTTTGAGATATTGGATGAGAATATAGAGTTTGAAAAGGTAAAATCAGATGGTGAGATTATTAAAAAAGGTGATGTTTTAGCAAAGATTAATGGAAATACTCGTGCAATTTTAAAAGGTGAAAGGTTAGCATTAAACCTTCTTCAACGAATGAGCGGGATTGCAACCGCAACATATAAGCTTTCGCAGAAGATAAAAAGCTATAAAGCGTGTGTTACAGATACAAGAAAGACAGTGCCGCTTTTGAGAATGCTTGACAAGTACGCAGTTTTTGTTGGTGGTGGGAAAAACCATAGGTATTCCTTGTCTGATGCTGTTTTGATAAAAGACAACCATATCAAAGCTGTAGGGAGTATAAAAGAGGCAATAAAAAGAGCAAGAGAAAACATACCTCACACAATGAAAATAGAGGTTGAAGTAAGGACAATGAATGAATTTGAAGAAGCACTTGAAGCAGGTGCTGATATTATCATGCTTGACCACTTTGGGCTTGATGATATGAAAAAAGCTGTAGAAGTAGCATCAGGGAAGGCTTTGATTGAGGCATCTGGCAACATAACATTGGAGAATATCGAGGAGATTGCAAAAACAGGGGTTGACATTATATCAGTCGGTAGCATTACTCACTCTGTAAAAAGTCTTGATATTAGTCTTGACTTTGCAGAAATGTGA
- the infC gene encoding translation initiation factor IF-3 produces the protein MPINEQIRDKEVRVIDENGVQLGIMSIKEALRIAEEKKLDLVKIAPHANPPVCKIMDYGKYKFELAKKEKEAKKNQKVINVKEVRLTTTIEDHDFNVKVKNAIRFLQDGDKVKVSIRFRGREILHPEIGEEIINKFIEMVKDYGVVEKKPKLDGKNITAIIAPKQQ, from the coding sequence TTGCCCATTAATGAGCAAATAAGAGATAAAGAGGTAAGGGTTATTGATGAGAATGGTGTCCAACTTGGTATTATGAGTATCAAAGAAGCACTGAGGATTGCTGAGGAGAAAAAACTTGACCTTGTTAAGATTGCTCCTCATGCAAACCCACCTGTGTGCAAGATAATGGACTATGGAAAGTACAAATTTGAGCTTGCCAAAAAGGAAAAAGAGGCAAAGAAGAATCAGAAGGTTATTAATGTAAAAGAGGTAAGACTTACCACTACAATTGAAGACCATGACTTTAATGTCAAAGTAAAAAATGCTATCAGGTTTTTGCAAGATGGTGACAAGGTAAAGGTTTCGATTCGCTTTAGGGGTAGAGAGATTTTGCATCCTGAAATTGGTGAGGAAATAATAAACAAATTTATTGAAATGGTCAAAGATTATGGAGTAGTTGAGAAAAAGCCAAAACTTGATGGTAAAAACATTACAGCTATTATAGCACCAAAACAGCAATAG
- the rplT gene encoding 50S ribosomal protein L20 produces MRIKNSVWARKRHKKWLKLAKGYWGAKSRVFKQAHIAVMRSLRYAYIGRRLRKRDFRRLWITRINAAARQNGLTYSKFINGLKKAGISLNRKVLADMAVNDQKAFAELVEIAKKQING; encoded by the coding sequence ATGAGAATAAAGAATAGTGTTTGGGCAAGAAAAAGACACAAAAAGTGGTTAAAACTTGCAAAGGGTTATTGGGGTGCAAAGAGTAGGGTATTTAAACAGGCTCATATTGCTGTTATGAGGTCATTAAGATATGCATATATCGGTAGGAGACTCAGGAAGAGAGATTTCAGAAGACTTTGGATAACAAGAATAAATGCAGCTGCAAGACAAAATGGATTAACATACAGCAAATTTATCAATGGTCTTAAAAAGGCAGGAATCAGCTTAAATAGAAAGGTTTTGGCTGACATGGCCGTAAACGACCAAAAAGCTTTTGCTGAGCTTGTTGAGATAGCTAAAAAGCAAATAAATGGTTAA
- a CDS encoding molybdenum cofactor guanylyltransferase, producing the protein MKNLFVLAGGKSSRLGFDKLNITICGKNVVEIIDQNIGDLFDQKFIVVKEEKVLKLKNFKVIKDALKIDAPVAGVITSLIYSQSDKNFICACDMPFINRELVRYMLQFEGYDAVVPFYNGYFEPLCCVYSKTFLKSALECVSKGILSLNFALKNSNIKKIELNEILQFDSMLMSFKNINTIQDLEEANEQFKSAFAEHV; encoded by the coding sequence ATGAAAAATCTATTTGTACTTGCAGGTGGAAAATCAAGCCGGCTTGGTTTTGACAAGCTAAACATAACTATTTGTGGGAAGAACGTTGTTGAGATAATAGACCAAAACATAGGAGATTTATTTGATCAAAAATTTATTGTTGTGAAAGAAGAAAAAGTCTTAAAGTTAAAAAATTTTAAAGTGATAAAAGATGCACTTAAAATTGATGCACCTGTGGCAGGAGTTATTACAAGTTTGATATATTCTCAAAGCGATAAAAATTTTATTTGTGCATGTGACATGCCGTTTATAAATAGAGAATTGGTAAGGTATATGCTACAGTTTGAAGGATATGATGCAGTTGTGCCATTTTACAATGGCTATTTTGAACCTTTATGCTGTGTGTATAGCAAAACATTTTTAAAAAGTGCACTTGAATGTGTTAGCAAAGGGATACTATCGCTTAACTTTGCACTAAAAAATTCAAATATAAAAAAGATAGAGCTAAATGAAATACTACAATTTGATAGCATGTTAATGAGCTTTAAGAATATAAACACTATACAAGATTTGGAGGAGGCAAATGAGCAGTTTAAAAGTGCGTTTGCCGAGCATGTTTGA
- a CDS encoding molybdopterin-dependent oxidoreductase has protein sequence MIKKVFCPLDCFDSCAILAEVQDGRALKLSGSKDHPITQGFLCKKGYRLLDKVYSEERVKKPLLRVKNDFHEVDWNTALDLIAERIEEILKKYKSSAILYYSGDGYEGYLKNIERLFFDYLGGATYSEGSLCWGAGLLAQKADFGNSLCHSPFDLFNSNWIVLWGRNAQWTNLHLYYLVLKAKKQGKKVMVIDIYKSPTFKIADIGIVIKPSSDSYLAYGAIKYIIENGKEDRGFIDNHSIGFEEVKKIAESLSYKEVEEKCGISKEVIEQVAQVYLQKPVSTFIGYGLQRYTNGVNTVRTIDYLVAISGNVGIKGGGANFAHRFTQNLEPVFKDDIRAVNKRFYNRAKLGEYLKSLSDPPIEFVYISAGNPVSQCPDSDLVFRELQKRFVVNVDMFLTATSYASTLILPAASFLEKEDIFIPNMWHDYVGISEKAIEKIGEAKSEVEIINELAKRLNLDFPIKSEKEWVDVVKQHLERNLNIKLEGHFTRGCAIDVPWEDRVFLTKSKKFEFKSEELGVAVPALDCTQKPLKNQLRLVTIHSDKTLHSQEFFERKKLAYINPLDAKRLNISDRDRILIYNGCGGFILEACISENVGRGFIIVEEGFQNEKIETINSCLFGFTAEKDSQAAFNSNFVFVKKVAT, from the coding sequence ATGATTAAAAAAGTTTTCTGTCCGCTTGATTGTTTTGACAGCTGTGCAATTTTGGCAGAAGTACAAGATGGTAGAGCTTTAAAACTTTCGGGTAGCAAAGACCATCCCATTACTCAGGGTTTTTTGTGCAAAAAAGGTTATAGACTGCTGGACAAAGTTTACTCTGAAGAGAGAGTAAAAAAGCCTCTTTTGAGAGTGAAAAACGATTTTCACGAGGTTGACTGGAATACTGCACTTGATCTGATAGCAGAGAGAATAGAAGAAATTTTGAAAAAATACAAATCAAGTGCTATTTTGTACTACAGTGGCGATGGATACGAAGGATATTTAAAAAATATAGAGAGGCTATTTTTTGATTACTTGGGTGGAGCTACATATTCTGAAGGTAGCCTTTGTTGGGGTGCTGGCTTGCTTGCGCAAAAGGCAGACTTTGGAAATTCGCTTTGTCATTCACCTTTTGATTTGTTCAATTCTAACTGGATTGTGCTGTGGGGAAGGAATGCACAATGGACAAACCTACACCTTTATTATCTTGTTTTAAAGGCTAAAAAACAAGGCAAAAAGGTAATGGTGATTGATATATACAAATCTCCTACTTTTAAAATTGCTGATATAGGAATTGTGATAAAACCATCTTCTGACTCTTATCTTGCTTATGGAGCAATTAAGTATATAATTGAAAACGGCAAAGAGGATAGAGGTTTTATTGATAATCATTCTATTGGGTTTGAAGAAGTAAAGAAAATTGCCGAAAGTCTTTCATATAAAGAGGTTGAAGAAAAATGTGGGATATCGAAAGAAGTAATTGAACAAGTTGCACAGGTTTATTTACAAAAGCCTGTTTCAACCTTTATTGGCTATGGACTACAGAGATATACAAATGGTGTTAATACAGTCAGGACAATTGACTATCTTGTTGCAATTTCTGGAAATGTAGGCATAAAAGGTGGCGGTGCGAATTTTGCTCACAGGTTTACGCAAAACCTTGAGCCAGTTTTCAAAGATGATATAAGGGCTGTGAATAAGCGTTTTTATAATAGAGCAAAACTTGGAGAGTATCTCAAGAGTTTATCAGATCCGCCAATTGAATTTGTTTATATCTCGGCAGGAAATCCTGTTTCGCAATGTCCTGATTCTGACTTGGTGTTCAGGGAACTTCAAAAAAGGTTTGTTGTCAATGTAGATATGTTTTTGACAGCAACCTCTTATGCCTCTACCTTAATTTTGCCTGCAGCAAGTTTTCTGGAAAAGGAAGATATATTCATCCCGAATATGTGGCATGACTATGTAGGCATTTCAGAAAAGGCTATTGAGAAGATAGGTGAAGCCAAGTCAGAGGTTGAGATAATAAATGAGCTTGCAAAGAGGCTAAATCTTGATTTTCCTATAAAATCCGAAAAAGAGTGGGTAGATGTTGTAAAACAGCACCTTGAGAGAAACCTGAATATAAAACTTGAAGGCCATTTTACAAGAGGCTGTGCAATCGATGTGCCATGGGAAGACAGAGTATTTTTGACAAAGAGCAAAAAATTTGAGTTTAAGAGTGAAGAATTAGGAGTAGCTGTACCGGCTTTGGATTGTACTCAAAAACCTTTGAAAAATCAGCTAAGACTTGTTACAATTCACTCTGACAAGACACTACACTCACAAGAGTTTTTTGAAAGAAAAAAGCTTGCTTATATCAATCCTCTTGATGCAAAGAGGTTAAACATTTCAGACAGGGATAGAATTTTAATATACAATGGATGTGGAGGTTTTATTTTGGAGGCTTGTATAAGCGAAAATGTTGGCAGAGGATTTATAATTGTTGAAGAGGGATTTCAAAATGAAAAGATTGAGACAATAAACTCTTGTCTTTTTGGTTTTACAGCTGAAAAAGACTCCCAGGCTGCTTTTAATTCTAATTTTGTGTTTGTCAAAAAGGTGGCAACATGA